One window of Flavobacterium ammonificans genomic DNA carries:
- the rfbA gene encoding glucose-1-phosphate thymidylyltransferase RfbA: MKGIILAGGSGTRLHPLTLAMSKQMMPVYDKPMIYYPLSTLMMAGIHEILIISTPHDLPNFQKLLGDGSQIGCQFSYAEQAVPNGLAQAFVIGADFIGNDSVALVLGDNIFFGAHMQELLQSNTKPDGGVVFAYHVSDPERYGVVEFDADLKALSIEEKPLEPKSNYAVPGLYFYDNSVVEIAKNIQPSARGEYEITDVNKEYLQQGKLKVGILSRGTAWLDTGTFASLMQAGQFVQVLEERQGLKVGCIEEIAWRQGFISTEQLKALAEPLRKSGYGDYLMGVIKNKL, encoded by the coding sequence ATGAAAGGAATTATACTCGCCGGAGGATCCGGTACACGACTACACCCATTGACATTAGCAATGAGTAAGCAAATGATGCCTGTCTATGACAAACCGATGATTTATTATCCTTTGTCGACTTTGATGATGGCTGGAATCCATGAAATTTTGATTATTTCAACGCCTCATGATTTGCCTAATTTTCAAAAATTATTGGGTGATGGATCGCAAATTGGTTGCCAATTTAGTTATGCCGAACAAGCTGTTCCTAACGGGTTAGCACAAGCTTTTGTAATTGGTGCTGATTTTATTGGGAATGATTCGGTGGCATTAGTTTTAGGGGATAATATCTTCTTTGGTGCACACATGCAAGAATTATTGCAATCCAATACGAAGCCTGATGGCGGAGTGGTTTTTGCCTATCATGTTTCAGATCCAGAGCGCTATGGAGTAGTAGAGTTTGATGCTGATTTAAAGGCGCTTTCTATAGAAGAAAAACCATTGGAACCGAAATCGAATTATGCCGTACCGGGTTTGTATTTTTATGATAATTCGGTGGTTGAAATAGCTAAGAATATTCAGCCATCAGCCCGAGGAGAATATGAGATTACCGATGTTAACAAGGAATACTTACAACAAGGGAAGTTGAAGGTGGGTATATTAAGTCGTGGAACTGCTTGGTTGGATACCGGAACTTTTGCCAGTTTGATGCAAGCTGGACAGTTTGTACAAGTGTTAGAAGAGCGTCAGGGTTTAAAAGTAGGTTGTATTGAAGAAATTGCTTGGAGACAAGGATTTATTTCTACGGAACAGTTAAAGGCTTTAGCAGAGCCATTGCGTAAATCTGGATATGGTGACTACCTTATGGGTGTGATAAAAAATAAATTGTAA
- the rfbB gene encoding dTDP-glucose 4,6-dehydratase produces the protein MKKILITGGAGFIGSHVVRRFVNQYPNYHIFNLDALTYAGNLENIADIEKAPNYTFVKGDIVDAPFIDALFAEHQFEGVLHLAAESHVDRSITDPLAFVKTNVIGTMNLLNAAKTIWKDNMEGKRFYHISTDEVYGSLGAEGLFTETTSYDPNSPYSASKASSDHFVRAYGETYGLPYVLTNCSNNYGPFHFPEKLIPLFINNIIHNKPLPVYGDGKYTRDWLFVEDHAVAIDLVFHKGVNHDTYNIGGFNEWQNIELVQLLCKIMDEKLGRPEGTSAQLITYVKDRPGHDLRYAIDATKINQELGWKPSVTFEEGLERTVNWYLDNQTWLDNVTSGAYASYYEKQYAN, from the coding sequence ATGAAAAAAATACTTATCACCGGTGGTGCCGGATTTATTGGATCTCATGTAGTGAGACGATTTGTGAATCAGTATCCGAATTATCATATATTTAATTTGGATGCTTTGACCTATGCAGGAAATTTAGAGAACATAGCTGATATTGAAAAGGCGCCTAATTATACTTTTGTAAAAGGAGATATTGTTGATGCTCCGTTTATTGATGCTTTGTTTGCTGAACACCAATTTGAAGGAGTGTTGCACCTAGCAGCGGAGTCGCATGTGGATCGCTCCATTACGGATCCTTTGGCCTTTGTAAAAACCAATGTCATCGGAACCATGAATTTATTGAATGCCGCTAAAACCATTTGGAAAGACAATATGGAAGGCAAACGTTTTTACCACATTAGTACCGATGAAGTCTATGGTAGTTTAGGCGCTGAAGGTTTGTTTACTGAAACCACATCTTATGACCCCAATTCGCCTTATTCGGCTTCCAAAGCGAGTTCGGATCATTTTGTTCGTGCCTATGGTGAAACTTATGGTTTGCCTTATGTGTTAACGAATTGTTCGAACAATTACGGGCCGTTTCACTTTCCTGAGAAATTAATTCCGTTATTTATTAATAATATTATTCATAACAAACCTTTGCCAGTCTATGGTGATGGGAAATATACGCGTGATTGGTTATTCGTAGAAGACCATGCCGTAGCGATTGATTTGGTTTTTCATAAAGGAGTCAATCACGATACCTATAATATTGGAGGCTTTAACGAATGGCAAAATATTGAATTAGTTCAATTGTTGTGCAAAATCATGGACGAAAAATTAGGCCGACCTGAGGGGACTTCTGCTCAATTGATTACCTATGTCAAAGACCGTCCAGGTCATGATTTGCGTTATGCAATTGATGCGACCAAAATCAACCAAGAGTTGGGTTGGAAACCATCGGTTACTTTTGAGGAAGGTTTAGAGCGAACTGTGAACTGGTATTTGGACAATCAGACATGGTTGGATAATGTGACCTCGGGAGCGTATGCGAGTTACTATGAAAAGCAATACGCGAATTAA
- a CDS encoding GxxExxY protein: protein MLYKDESYAIVGACMKVHRALGAGFLEAVYEEVLEKEFIIQNIPYKRQVQLKLYYEGVQLKKHYRADFVCYDSIIVELKAVAQIPSVFYAQLQNYLKCTNMELGMLINFGTPSLTYKRIVNSKI, encoded by the coding sequence ATACTCTATAAAGACGAAAGCTATGCTATTGTTGGCGCTTGTATGAAAGTACATCGGGCATTAGGTGCTGGATTCCTAGAAGCAGTGTATGAAGAAGTTTTAGAAAAAGAGTTTATCATTCAAAATATTCCCTACAAAAGACAAGTACAATTGAAATTGTATTATGAAGGGGTACAACTAAAAAAGCACTATAGAGCTGATTTTGTATGTTATGACAGCATCATTGTGGAATTGAAAGCAGTAGCTCAGATACCTTCGGTATTTTATGCTCAACTGCAAAATTATTTAAAATGCACTAATATGGAGTTGGGAATGTTGATTAATTTTGGCACTCCGTCCTTAACCTATAAAAGAATAGTAAACTCAAAAATTTAG
- the rfbC gene encoding dTDP-4-dehydrorhamnose 3,5-epimerase — translation MTIETTPIQDLVIINSTVFEDARGYFFEAYNQNTLAAQGVNISFVQDNQSFSKRGTLRGLHYQNPPFAQAKLVRVLQGEIIDVAVDIRKQSPTYGQHFAIKLSAENKKQLLIPHGFAHGFSVISETAVVMYKCDQFYNKASEGGIRFDDPSLKIDWGMDLKDAIVSDKDLVLPGIEGCNSEF, via the coding sequence ATGACAATAGAAACCACACCCATACAAGATTTAGTAATTATCAATTCCACTGTATTTGAAGATGCTCGTGGGTATTTTTTTGAGGCCTATAATCAAAATACTTTAGCAGCACAAGGAGTTAACATATCCTTTGTGCAAGACAACCAATCGTTTTCCAAACGCGGTACTTTGAGAGGTTTGCATTATCAAAATCCACCTTTTGCTCAAGCCAAATTGGTACGAGTGCTCCAAGGTGAAATCATTGATGTAGCCGTAGATATTAGAAAGCAATCGCCTACTTACGGTCAGCATTTTGCTATTAAACTATCCGCCGAGAATAAAAAACAATTATTGATTCCGCATGGTTTTGCCCATGGATTTTCGGTTATCAGTGAAACCGCAGTCGTTATGTACAAATGCGATCAGTTTTATAATAAAGCCAGTGAAGGTGGTATTCGTTTTGATGATCCCAGCTTAAAAATCGATTGGGGCATGGATTTAAAGGACGCTATTGTGTCGGATAAGGATTTAGTATTGCCGGGGATAGAGGGGTGTAATAGTGAGTTTTAA
- a CDS encoding type II toxin-antitoxin system RelE/ParE family toxin, translating to MEIKILWTDFAKSAVRSIYDYYLEHVSRKLARKLVIGIVAETKQLQLQPTMGTLEPLLEKDPRKFRYILYKSYKIIYWFNEDRKAIEIMDVFDSRQNPIKIKKGTVR from the coding sequence ATGGAAATAAAAATCCTTTGGACTGATTTTGCTAAATCAGCAGTTCGTTCTATTTATGATTATTATCTTGAACATGTTAGTCGTAAACTGGCTAGAAAATTAGTTATTGGAATTGTAGCTGAAACAAAACAACTTCAACTTCAACCTACAATGGGTACTTTAGAGCCATTGTTAGAAAAAGACCCTAGAAAGTTTCGTTATATTTTGTACAAATCCTACAAAATTATCTATTGGTTTAACGAAGACCGAAAGGCAATTGAAATAATGGATGTCTTCGATTCTCGTCAAAATCCGATTAAGATTAAAAAAGGAACTGTTAGATAA
- a CDS encoding phosphoheptose isomerase has translation MNIFSEYNKLLTDSSFTILSFDKHRPWGGFFVIAEDQAQQFADTYFDGLDLSTINKCSILSPKILIVAPEKRLSWQYHQRRAEIWRVIQGQVGLKRSANDIEGELELLNVGDTITLQQGERHRLIGLDDYAVIAEIWQHTDANHPSDEDDIVRVQDDFGR, from the coding sequence ATGAATATATTTTCGGAGTACAATAAATTACTTACTGATTCAAGTTTTACTATTTTATCATTTGATAAACACCGCCCATGGGGTGGTTTTTTTGTTATTGCTGAAGACCAAGCGCAACAATTTGCAGACACTTACTTTGATGGATTGGACTTATCGACAATAAATAAGTGTAGTATATTGAGTCCAAAAATATTAATAGTAGCCCCTGAGAAACGACTGTCTTGGCAGTACCACCAACGTAGAGCTGAAATATGGCGTGTTATTCAAGGACAAGTTGGGTTAAAACGGAGTGCTAATGATATTGAAGGAGAGTTGGAACTATTAAATGTAGGCGATACCATTACTTTACAACAAGGAGAACGTCACCGTTTAATTGGGCTGGACGATTATGCTGTAATTGCTGAGATTTGGCAACATACTGATGCCAATCATCCTTCGGATGAAGACGATATTGTACGAGTGCAGGATGATTTTGGACGATAA
- the rfbD gene encoding dTDP-4-dehydrorhamnose reductase yields MKKILVTGANGQLGSELKELSVYYSQFEWVFADRSVLDLSDLGSISNVLDTIQPQIIINCAAYTAVDQAETETELADVLNHQAVAVLAQWSQSHGSQLVHVSTDYVFDGTSSTALTEDAPTGPINVYGQTKFAGEQACLRENPNAIVIRTSWVYSRFGNNFVKTMSRLMQERDSLNVVNDQIGSPTYAADLAQAILTIITHSHWQAGIYHYSNEGEISWFEFALAIQEIGGFNCAISGIPSTDYPTPAQRPHYSLLDKSKIATTFGVVVPGYRESLETCMGLLRIDTN; encoded by the coding sequence ATGAAAAAAATACTAGTAACAGGTGCCAACGGGCAATTGGGTTCCGAATTGAAGGAATTGTCAGTTTACTATTCGCAATTCGAATGGGTGTTTGCAGATCGTTCGGTTTTGGACTTGAGTGATTTAGGATCGATATCGAATGTATTGGATACGATTCAGCCGCAAATAATTATTAATTGTGCAGCCTATACGGCTGTGGATCAAGCGGAAACGGAAACCGAATTAGCCGATGTTTTGAACCATCAAGCTGTGGCGGTTTTGGCGCAATGGTCACAATCTCACGGCAGTCAATTAGTACATGTTTCCACCGATTATGTGTTTGATGGGACTTCAAGTACGGCATTGACAGAAGATGCCCCAACCGGACCGATCAATGTCTATGGACAAACTAAATTCGCAGGTGAACAAGCCTGTCTTCGTGAAAATCCCAATGCAATTGTCATTCGCACTTCGTGGGTGTATTCTCGTTTTGGGAATAATTTTGTTAAAACCATGTCTCGCTTGATGCAGGAACGCGATAGTTTGAATGTAGTGAACGACCAAATTGGCAGTCCTACTTACGCAGCCGATTTGGCGCAAGCCATTCTAACTATAATTACACATTCGCATTGGCAAGCGGGGATCTACCATTATTCAAATGAAGGGGAAATCAGCTGGTTTGAATTTGCTTTAGCCATTCAAGAAATAGGAGGATTTAATTGCGCTATTTCGGGTATACCAAGTACGGATTATCCTACTCCAGCACAACGACCTCATTATTCCTTATTGGATAAATCCAAAATTGCAACTACCTTTGGGGTGGTGGTGCCAGGGTATCGAGAGAGTTTGGAAACGTGTATGGGATTGTTACGAATTGACACGAATTGA
- a CDS encoding DegT/DnrJ/EryC1/StrS family aminotransferase: MNNSKIWLSSPHMGGTEQKFIQEAFDANWVAPLGPNVNGLENDLEVYLDNQAYVGALSSGTAAIHLGLILLGVKAGDEVICQSMTFSASANPILYLGATPIFIDSEEQTWNLCPIALEKAIQDRMNNGKKPKAVIAVHLYGVPYQIESIREVADKYSIPILEDSAEALGSSYKGQKCGTFGDIGVLSFNGNKIITTSGGGAIVTKTAAQKDKAVFYATQSRDNAPHYQHSHIGYNYRMSNICAGIGRGQMEVLDKHVALRRQMHDFYVAVFSSIEGVEVFSTPNDDYFANYWLSAITIDATKTKGITAETLRLALEAENIESRPLWKPMHLQPIFEKYPYYGKKVSEELFDNGLCLPSGSNLTEEDRKRIKKVIELLFN, from the coding sequence ATGAATAATTCAAAAATATGGCTTTCCTCTCCACATATGGGAGGCACCGAACAAAAATTTATACAAGAAGCCTTTGATGCCAATTGGGTTGCCCCATTGGGTCCTAATGTGAATGGGTTAGAAAATGATTTAGAAGTATATTTAGATAACCAAGCTTACGTAGGTGCATTGAGTTCAGGAACTGCAGCAATACATTTAGGTTTAATCTTGTTAGGCGTGAAAGCGGGTGATGAGGTAATTTGCCAGAGTATGACATTTTCAGCATCGGCAAATCCTATTTTATATTTAGGAGCAACACCAATTTTTATTGATAGTGAGGAACAAACTTGGAACTTGTGTCCTATTGCTTTGGAAAAAGCTATTCAAGACCGTATGAACAATGGCAAGAAACCAAAAGCAGTTATTGCCGTACATTTATACGGAGTGCCGTATCAAATAGAATCAATCAGAGAAGTTGCGGATAAATATTCTATTCCAATTCTTGAAGATAGCGCAGAAGCATTGGGTAGTTCGTACAAAGGACAAAAATGTGGTACTTTTGGGGATATTGGTGTACTATCATTTAATGGTAACAAAATTATCACCACATCTGGAGGAGGTGCTATTGTAACGAAAACAGCTGCTCAAAAAGATAAAGCCGTTTTTTATGCGACACAATCACGAGATAATGCTCCGCATTACCAACATAGTCACATTGGGTACAACTACCGTATGAGTAATATTTGTGCGGGAATTGGTAGAGGGCAAATGGAGGTTTTAGATAAGCATGTTGCCTTACGCAGACAAATGCATGATTTTTATGTAGCAGTTTTTTCATCGATTGAAGGCGTTGAAGTTTTTTCTACTCCAAATGACGATTATTTTGCCAATTACTGGTTAAGCGCCATTACTATAGATGCCACAAAAACCAAAGGCATAACTGCTGAAACACTTCGCTTAGCACTTGAAGCCGAAAATATCGAATCGCGTCCGTTATGGAAACCCATGCATTTGCAACCCATTTTTGAAAAGTATCCGTATTATGGAAAAAAGGTTTCAGAAGAATTATTTGACAATGGTTTGTGTTTGCCATCAGGTTCTAATTTAACTGAAGAAGATAGAAAAAGGATAAAAAAAGTCATTGAATTACTATTTAATTAG
- a CDS encoding aromatic ring-hydroxylating oxygenase subunit alpha, protein MKALISPKEYCDKTVLENENKLLFSNIWNFVGFKNDFSQVNDFKTQDIAGIPVVVQNCKGEIRCFKNICSHRHSIIQVDTKGNRPLLCPYHGWAYNEKGVPFGIPKKPLFSFNKEEMECLKLREYKVDFCGDLVFVNSNNDSLETLKDYLGSFYSEIEKMSQNFGELIDINEMVIDANWKILVENTLESYHVNLIHEETFKRLGADGLDFVFENVHSAWNASVLLKENEGKQKKVHQPYQNRMYKIEGYKHLIVFPNILISTTYGVSFNLSQILPIDENKSLFRSFVFLTKKDDEYKNEAIESMYKNSLINFNRKVFEEDKVICEKVQIGVKNSHYQGELSDEEKRVCEFQKSYNKYLKK, encoded by the coding sequence ATGAAAGCACTAATTTCACCAAAAGAATATTGTGATAAAACAGTTTTAGAAAATGAAAATAAGCTATTATTTTCTAATATTTGGAATTTTGTTGGGTTTAAAAATGATTTCTCTCAAGTAAATGATTTTAAGACGCAAGATATAGCAGGGATCCCTGTAGTTGTCCAGAATTGTAAAGGTGAAATCAGATGTTTTAAGAATATATGTTCTCATAGACATTCAATAATTCAAGTTGATACTAAAGGAAATAGACCACTTTTATGTCCTTACCATGGATGGGCCTACAATGAAAAAGGGGTGCCTTTTGGAATACCAAAAAAGCCCTTGTTCAGCTTTAATAAAGAGGAAATGGAATGTTTAAAACTGAGAGAATATAAAGTTGATTTTTGTGGCGATTTAGTGTTTGTAAATAGCAATAATGATTCATTAGAAACTTTAAAAGATTATTTAGGTTCATTTTATTCTGAAATTGAAAAAATGAGTCAAAATTTTGGAGAATTGATTGATATTAATGAGATGGTCATTGATGCTAATTGGAAAATTTTAGTGGAAAACACACTTGAAAGTTATCATGTAAATTTAATTCATGAGGAAACTTTTAAAAGATTAGGTGCTGATGGTTTGGATTTTGTTTTTGAAAATGTTCATTCTGCTTGGAATGCTTCTGTGTTATTGAAAGAAAATGAAGGTAAACAGAAAAAAGTACATCAACCTTATCAAAATAGAATGTATAAAATTGAAGGATATAAGCACTTAATTGTTTTTCCTAATATATTAATTTCTACAACTTATGGCGTTTCATTTAATTTATCTCAAATACTTCCAATAGATGAAAATAAATCTCTTTTTAGAAGTTTTGTTTTTTTAACCAAAAAAGATGATGAATACAAAAATGAGGCGATAGAATCGATGTATAAAAATTCTTTGATAAATTTTAATAGAAAAGTTTTTGAAGAGGATAAAGTAATATGTGAAAAGGTTCAAATAGGCGTAAAAAATTCACATTATCAAGGCGAGTTGAGCGATGAAGAAAAGCGCGTTTGTGAATTTCAAAAAAGCTATAATAAATATTTAAAAAAATAA
- a CDS encoding NeuD/PglB/VioB family sugar acetyltransferase, protein MEDIQYNNLELIVFGAGGLAREITSWNNLSENKLNIIGYMDDFYNLDQPNPYGLNVVGKIGYDKFSENIKAICAITNCVKKEDLLKHSENHQIIFLNYIHSTCLIGERTSHGKGIVMLPYSIISCDAIIGDLVFINNGSQIGHDVVIGDFTSIMANVDIGGGAQIGKNVFIGSNAVILPGVKIPDNTIVGAGSVVFRSIKQPGTYFGNPAKKIF, encoded by the coding sequence ATGGAGGATATTCAATACAATAATTTAGAATTAATAGTTTTTGGTGCGGGTGGTTTAGCTAGAGAAATCACAAGTTGGAATAATTTATCTGAAAACAAGTTAAATATAATTGGTTACATGGATGATTTTTATAATCTAGATCAACCAAATCCATATGGTTTAAATGTGGTAGGTAAGATAGGGTACGATAAGTTTTCTGAGAATATTAAAGCAATTTGTGCGATTACCAATTGTGTTAAAAAAGAGGATTTATTAAAACATTCTGAAAATCATCAAATTATATTTCTTAATTATATTCATAGTACGTGTTTAATTGGAGAAAGAACATCGCATGGAAAAGGTATTGTTATGTTGCCTTATTCAATTATATCTTGCGATGCTATAATTGGGGATTTAGTTTTTATAAATAATGGTTCGCAAATTGGACATGACGTTGTTATAGGTGATTTTACTAGTATTATGGCGAATGTGGATATAGGAGGAGGGGCTCAAATTGGGAAAAATGTTTTTATTGGTTCAAATGCGGTTATACTTCCAGGTGTAAAAATACCCGATAATACTATAGTTGGAGCAGGTTCTGTAGTATTTAGATCCATAAAACAACCAGGTACCTATTTTGGGAATCCAGCAAAGAAAATTTTTTAA
- a CDS encoding SDR family NAD(P)-dependent oxidoreductase, whose product MNILLTGATSGIGLETLKSLLDDKNKVFAVARDFSKISNLLELHSDSLVPITFDLKETENIEKIFNEINLVDEKLDALIHCAGIEETIPLTLYSPAKIKNIYEVNVFAGIELLRHFTKKKYSNDGATAVFVSSVMGVLGQPGKIGYCSSKAAVLGMVKASALEFAKRKIRVNAVLPGVVNTPMTQNLFSQISAENVEEIKAMHPLGIGEVSDVVPTIEFLISASSRWITGQNFIIDGGYSIQ is encoded by the coding sequence ATGAATATTCTATTAACAGGTGCCACTTCTGGAATTGGCTTAGAGACATTAAAAAGTTTACTTGACGATAAAAATAAAGTTTTTGCGGTAGCTAGAGATTTTTCTAAAATATCCAATTTATTGGAATTACATTCAGATAGTCTTGTTCCTATTACATTTGATTTAAAAGAAACTGAAAATATTGAAAAAATATTTAATGAAATTAATTTAGTTGATGAAAAATTAGATGCTTTAATTCACTGTGCTGGGATAGAAGAAACAATTCCTTTAACATTATATTCGCCAGCAAAAATTAAGAATATTTATGAAGTAAATGTTTTTGCTGGAATAGAATTATTGAGGCATTTCACTAAAAAAAAATATAGTAATGATGGCGCTACCGCTGTTTTTGTTTCGTCAGTAATGGGTGTTTTGGGACAACCAGGTAAAATTGGTTATTGTTCTTCAAAGGCGGCTGTTTTGGGAATGGTAAAGGCTAGTGCATTGGAGTTTGCAAAAAGAAAAATTAGAGTAAATGCAGTATTGCCTGGGGTTGTTAATACTCCGATGACTCAAAATTTATTTAGTCAAATTAGCGCTGAAAATGTGGAAGAAATTAAGGCTATGCATCCACTAGGAATTGGAGAAGTTAGTGATGTAGTGCCTACAATTGAATTTTTGATTTCTGCTAGCTCAAGATGGATTACTGGACAAAATTTTATAATTGATGGAGGATATTCAATACAATAA
- a CDS encoding ATP-binding protein, whose protein sequence is MEALFEYSNRLIANINSGFTRYMYDQINWDSRLIGLFGPRGIGKTTLVLQHIKNNLSLKHTLYVTAEDFYFAKNRLLDVASDFVKLGGTHLIIDEIHKYPDWSTELKLIYDYHQNLQVVFTGSSVLDIKKGSSDLSRRAVLYSMQGLSFREYLQLFHEIAIPKFTLDEILTHKVATPQLAHPLPLFLDYLKRGYYPFALEHDFDMKLLQVVNQTLESDIPVYASMNVSTGRKLKQLMAIVADSVPFKPNMSKISEMLAISRNNIADYLLYMEEAGMITQLRSETSGIRGLGKIDKVYLDNTNLVFGLAQESLNKGNVRETFFINQLRVGYPIVSSKIADFTIDTFEFEIGGKNKSNKQIKTAVNGFVVKDDIESGFINTIPLWHFGLLY, encoded by the coding sequence ATGGAAGCATTATTTGAATATTCAAATCGACTAATTGCCAATATCAATAGTGGATTTACACGTTATATGTACGATCAAATCAATTGGGATAGCAGACTCATTGGCTTGTTCGGGCCACGTGGAATAGGGAAAACTACATTAGTTTTACAACACATTAAAAATAATCTAAGTCTTAAACATACGTTATACGTTACTGCAGAAGATTTTTATTTTGCGAAAAACCGACTTTTGGATGTTGCTTCCGATTTTGTTAAATTAGGTGGTACACATTTAATTATTGATGAGATTCATAAATACCCTGATTGGTCTACCGAATTGAAACTAATTTACGATTATCATCAAAATTTACAGGTTGTATTTACGGGATCATCAGTATTAGATATTAAAAAAGGAAGTTCGGATTTGAGTAGAAGAGCGGTGCTTTATTCTATGCAAGGGTTGTCATTTCGGGAATATTTACAATTGTTTCATGAGATAGCCATTCCAAAGTTTACATTGGATGAAATTCTAACTCACAAGGTAGCCACTCCTCAATTAGCGCATCCATTACCTTTATTTTTAGATTATCTCAAAAGAGGCTATTATCCTTTTGCATTAGAGCACGACTTTGATATGAAACTATTGCAAGTAGTCAATCAAACACTAGAAAGCGATATTCCTGTGTATGCGTCTATGAATGTTTCGACAGGAAGAAAGTTAAAACAGTTAATGGCAATAGTAGCAGATAGTGTTCCATTTAAGCCAAATATGAGTAAAATATCAGAAATGTTGGCAATAAGTAGAAATAATATTGCCGATTATCTTTTGTATATGGAGGAAGCGGGAATGATAACCCAATTGCGATCTGAAACGAGCGGAATTAGAGGTTTAGGAAAAATAGATAAAGTGTACCTCGACAATACAAATTTAGTCTTTGGCTTAGCCCAAGAAAGTCTTAATAAAGGGAATGTCAGAGAAACATTTTTTATTAATCAACTACGGGTTGGTTATCCTATTGTCTCTTCTAAGATTGCTGATTTTACGATTGACACATTCGAGTTTGAAATTGGAGGTAAAAACAAAAGTAACAAGCAGATCAAAACAGCAGTTAACGGCTTTGTTGTAAAAGATGATATAGAAAGTGGTTTTATTAATACAATTCCTTTATGGCATTTTGGGTTATTGTATTGA